The following are encoded in a window of Dysidea avara chromosome 4, odDysAvar1.4, whole genome shotgun sequence genomic DNA:
- the LOC136252249 gene encoding uncharacterized protein produces MRFLRYHGVLFVITTPLVVVILGLYARLSVDSRVERAVAEQTTILVSNLSSHSWYGSSAATVETAAENHSENQEPQGHVFIYSSLEEQTNGARNIWQLEMWAKQVNMTAVAEPFAVNSMFGVMGAIPSFTSLRFGDYFDKGKWNKMVNKYSGCPLVEWEEFVSTAPRQAIVLYTLLRTKKPGQEPEPGLNVSYGEDDVKKYKPGKYEQITNSDMLWIKRNFNITRIVTFVHNAAISNPLTLEEYNSYVFGDLNPSQVTLICVNWIGIGVTKFRIQIRSAPASFLKSIKVEFKLQVNSSGVSPVVSPSPKIMKAYQAYISQYFGNRKYIAAVFRTFTVMYYHHAQFPQQSKYLLECSKKLKHELNKVRNKWEIFLAYDLGVFGSGVYSYFNSSHEKQVIRLQNQILSDVYSGSPQRKQRDARLIKAAGGITDRGFIALLEKTIATHADCIVLLGVTSSFVQSSANMYMSLHKINPCVVSICSEKFINAKGKVVSSDHIPAKFLH; encoded by the coding sequence ATGCGATTCCTGAGATATCATGGAGTATTGTTTGTGATCACAACACCTCTGGTGGTGGTTATTTTAGGATTATACGCCCGCTTGTCAGTGGATAGTAGAGTAGAGCGTGCAGTGGCAGAACAAACGACCATATTAGTATCAAACTTATCCAGTCACAGTTGGTATGGTTCCTCTGCAGCCACAGTGGAAACCGCTGCCGAAAATCACTCGGAAAATCAGGAACCACAAGGACACGTTTTCATCTATAGTAGCCTAGAGGAACAAACAAATGGAGCAAGAAACATATGGCAGTTAGAAATGTGGGCTAAACAAGTTAACATGACTGCAGTTGCAGAACCATTTGCTGTAAATTCCATGTTTGGTGTAATGGGAGCGATTCCTAGCTTTACATCATTACGATTTGGTGACTACTTTGACAAAGGAAAGTGGAACAAAATGGTAAATAAGTATAGCGGATGTCCATTGGTTGAATGGGAAGAGTTCGTCTCTACTGCACCTCGCCAGGCAATAGTCCTGTACACTTTGTTAAGAACTAAGAAGCCAGGACAAGAACCAGAGCCAGGCCTAAACGTTAGCTATGGTGAAGATGATGTAAAGAAGTATAAACCTGGTAAGTATGAGCAAATTACAAATAGTGACATGCTTTGGATTAAAAGGAATTTTAACATAACCAGAATTGTAACATTTGTTCACAATGCAGCAATTAGTAATCCCTTGACACTTGAAGAATATAACTCATATGTATTTGGAGATTTAAATCCAAGTCAAGTGACATTGATATGTGTAAATTGGATTGGCATTGGTGTAACAAAATTTAGAATACAAATCAGGTCGGCACCTGCTTCTTTTCTTAAATCTATCAAAGTTGAGTTTAAATTGCAGGTAAACAGCTCTGGTGTATCTCCTGTGGTTTCACCAAGCCCGAAAATTATGAAAGCTTATCAAGCTTACATCTCTCAGTACTTTGGTAACCGAAAGTACATTGCAGCTGTTTTTAGAACCTTCACTGTTATGTATTATCACCATGCTCAGTTTCCTCAACAGAGCAAGTATTTGCTTGAGTGCAGTAAAAAGCTTAAACATGAGCTAAACAAAGTAAGAAATAAATGGGAAATATTCTTGGCATATGACCTGGGAGTGTTTGGTAGTGGTGTATATTCATATTTCAACTCATCTCATGAAAAACAAGTAATTCGACTTCAAAATCAAATATTATCGGATGTATATAGTGGTAGTCCTCAAAGGAAACAAAGAGATGCAAGATTGATAAAAGCTGCAGGTGGAATAACAGACAGAGGGTTCATTGCATTATTAGAGAAGACAATTGCTACACATGCTGATTGTATAGTGTTACTTGGAGTGACATCTAGTTTCGTGCAATCATCAGCGAACATGTATATGTCACTCCATAAGATTAACCCATGTGTTGTGTCGATCTGCTCTGAAAAGTTCATAAATGCTAAAGGAAAAGTGGTCTCATCTGACCATATACCAGCTAAATTTTTGCATTGA